The Tenebrio molitor chromosome 3, icTenMoli1.1, whole genome shotgun sequence genome contains a region encoding:
- the LOC138127276 gene encoding uncharacterized protein, with protein MTEKEEILLNLNHQGEDYHVVVDLETAEILLNDPNKAEQFIKDFVSQTNNNNHITVCEVATEGPVDTTDNETNATIWKGKGRPTANDEEATAMLLTLRGKYSSKFEDKKTIKSQIWNKIAQELAEAGFNCGIGKEGGERCRQKFANLQKQYLNHLKHVQRTGEEKRDPPPFFSEMHGILGSKDKVAPTNLQDTEEASENDSSTDTATTSTTTSASANAIKNRFSSVKRMKRESGSVLVLNQMKKQHTENQDERRTEFSILQKILEKQIDQRQEMLNLFKVMVETKIGKKGKLPSPSDESDDE; from the exons ATGACAGAAAAGGAAGAAATTCTTTTAAATCTTAACCATCAAGGTGAAGATTACCACGTCGTAGTGGACCTGGAGACAGCAGAGATTCTTCTTAACG ATCCTAATAAAGCAGAGCAATTCATAAAGGACTTCGTATCACAAACTAATAATAACAACCATATAACTGTGTGCGAGGTTGCTACTGAGGGTCCAGTAGACACAACAGATAATGAAACAAATGCCACTATTTGGAAAGGTAAAGGACGGCCCACAGCCAATGACGAGGAAGCAACCGCTATGTTATTAACGTTACGTGGAAAATATTCATCCAAATTTGAAGACAAAAAAACGATAAAATCGCAGATTTGGAACAAAATTGCTCAAGAGCTAGCAGAAGCAGGTTTCAATTGCGGAATCGGTAAGGAGGGTGGAGAACGTTGCAGGCAAAAATTTGCTAACCTACagaagcaatatttaaacCACCTGAAACACGTCCAACGTACAGGGGAGGAAAAAAGGGACCCGCCACCTTTTTTCTCAGAAATGCATGGTATTTTAGGATCAAAGGATAAAGTTGCTCCTACAAATTTACAAGATACAGAAGAGGCCAGTGAAAATGACAGTAGTACAGATACTGCAACAACCTCGACAACAACGTCTGCATCAGCAAATGCtataaaaaatcgattttcatCTGTAAAACGTATGAAACGTGAGAGTGGAAGTGTGCTGGTTCTTAACCAAATGAAGAAGCAACACACTGAAAATCAAGATGAACGCAGGACAGAATTCAGTATCTTACAAAAGATTCTTGAAAAACAGATAGACCAAAGACAAGAGATGCTGAACTTATTCAAAGTAATGGTAGAGACCAAAATTGGCAAAAAGGGTAAACTGCCGTCCCCAAGTGATGAAAGTGATGATGAATAA